ATTAAGGATACGATTATTTTTATCATCCCACACAGAAACACCCACAGCAGAAGAAGAAACTACATCTAACATTTCATTCACGTCTTCAATAAAACCATAAAACTTAAAATATTGCCCCAGTTCTCTGGAAGCAACCATTTCCTTAAATTTCGGTAAGAACGGCCCTCTCCCGATAACTTTCACTATAATTTCTGGCATTATATTAACTAACTCCGGAATAATATCCAGGATTAACTCCAACCCCTGACTGTCCATAGTCACCCCGACAAAAACAATAGCATATCTATCTATATCTGTTATTCCTTTAGATCGATAAAAGTCGGCGTCATATCCCAAGGAAATGATCTTTTTCTTATTCCTATAAGATTTTACATTAATATTACTATAGGCGATCCGTCCTTCTTCTATCCGGAGAGAAATATCCCAGACTTCGTCACAATAGCGTACCGCAAGCTTATCAATATAAATCGATAACTTAAGAAGATACGTTTCAAACCAGTTAAACCCTTCAAAAAAATTGATGCTGCACTCTTTTTGATGAGGAACATAATAATCAATTGTATAATAAATAAATTTCCGACATACCCCTACTTTCTTCAAGATTACTCCAACTATCCCTGAAAAATGAGA
This portion of the Candidatus Omnitrophota bacterium genome encodes:
- a CDS encoding glycosyltransferase; its protein translation is MIVQELKEKSMLIIGQHLTSRTEAVRDYFLSKVQSVYVVGLGSFAVNKKENHAFYYDNGVIKKHYIFKHPILKLLRSRRLLITITFLLYCVDILRSLLIFGKKFDVYIGISHFSGIVGVILKKVGVCRKFIYYTIDYYVPHQKECSINFFEGFNWFETYLLKLSIYIDKLAVRYCDEVWDISLRIEEGRIAYSNINVKSYRNKKKIISLGYDADFYRSKGITDIDRYAIVFVGVTMDSQGLELILDIIPELVNIMPEIIVKVIGRGPFLPKFKEMVASRELGQYFKFYGFIEDVNEMLDVVSSSAVGVSVWDDKNNRILNAYYGDPGKTKLYSVCGLPVVVSDITVYAKVITEYGAGVAIKYDSHQFLEALK